The DNA region GTATGAGTTTGAAATCCCACTGCGCGAAGCCGAAGCCATGCTCGACGAACTCCACGTCGGGGATCTGATCGAAAAACGCCGCTACCGCGTCCCCTACGAGGGCTACATCTGGGAAGTCGACGAGTTCTACGGTGACAACACCGGACTCATCATCGCGGAAATCGAAATCCCATCGGCCGACACCCCCTTCGACAAACCCGCGTGGATCGGCCGCGAGATCACCGAGCTCGACCGTTACGGCAACGCCGCACTGTCCATACGACCAATCAACCGATGGTCACAGGAAGATCAACTCTCCGCCGTAGAACCAGCGGCCACAGATGGGCTCAGATAAGCACAGATGACCTTAACCTTACGACGGATCTCGCTGCGCTCCGATCAGGATTTGGATAAGGACACCAGGCATAGCCCCATCATTCCACCCACGCTCACAGACACGCTGCCGCTGAACACTGCCAGCTAAAAACCAGCAAACTCCACTGCGCCTCGATCCGCCCCGTCGCGCAGCGACGTCTTACCGGCTAGCCGGAGGTTTCAACCTCCGGTCCCACACCGAAAAATGGGCTCGTCCCGCAGGGACGGTTTACTCAGGTACACACTCCGATAAACCGCACCTTCGGCGCGCGACCATCCGCATCCCCATCCTGCGGATGAATCCGCAGGCTAACCGGTAAACCATCGCTCCGCGATGCGCGGCGACCACCAACTCGAGGCACATCGCAGCGATCCGATCAGGATTTAGATAACGATAAGGATAAAGACGCCGGCCCTCGTCTCATCCATCCCCGTCCGCAGACGCTCTGCGGCTGAAAACAGCCAGATGAACACTAGCAAACTCTACTGAGACAACACCATGAACAAGACGATCACGGCAAGGATCGCCAACACGACAAAGGTGATTTTCCACGGACTGAGCGGGTAATCGGCGGCACCGGTGCCGGTGTAGGCATTCACGATGGCCTGACGGTTCTTGCCGCGGAATCGGTACGACGCCAGCCACACCGGCAGGAGAATATGCTTAAATGTTTGGTCGCTGTAGCTCGGTTGGATCCGCAAATTGCGATAGGTGTCGCCCGGGACGTCACGGCCGCACATGCGTTCCAACATAGCGTGCATCTGCTGGCGCCCTTGCACCGCCGCATCTTTCAGCGGCACTTGGTAATGCTCCACCTGCCACCCCGAGACGTAGCGGGTTTCATACCCGACCAGCTCATCGGTAGGAAATGGTTCCACTTGGTCGAGCAGCTTCGGGTCCGTGCCGCGCGACCCACGCACGGTGACGTCATCAAAGGCAGTGGATATTCGCCCCGATGCCGGACGCCAGCGGGTCTTGCGCACTTGGCGCGACTGGCGCTTTCCGTTGGCATCAGTGTAATACTCGGTCTCCCAGTAGTACGTGCCGGAATCGGCCGTCCACGGGCAGTCCGCCGCCGCATCGAATGTCCAATACGGCAGGTAGACGCGGTGGAAACGATCCATGAAATTGCGCCGCTTGAGGTCGCTCGGCGCAAACCAGCGTGACGCGAGAAACCCTTTGATCGTGTGGTACGCCTGTTCCTGGCTCACCTTCGCCGGCAGCACTGCCCACGGTTTGATCGGCGCGTCAATATCCTCGTAGTCGAGCAACTCGGGAGCGCCGCAGAAATCACAATGCTGCGCCACCATTTCCGATGACCGCACCAACACGGCGTGGCAACTCTTGCACTGCACGCGGCGCGTGGTTTTGACCCATTCATCGGACGATCCATCCAACCGCCCGAGCTCGGCGAGCAAGTCGCGTTCCTCGATCTCATTGAGAGCGGGCAACGCATCGTCCCCCGCCTCCTCACGCGGAAAGTTCGTCCCGCAATACGGGCAGGTCAGCATCTGCTTGGAAGCGCTCCACTCCGCCTTGCCACCGCATTTCGGGCAGGCATGGCGGTCGAGCGAGACCACCGCCACCCCACGCTTACCGGGAAGCGGTGGGGGCACGGCATGCGGCTCGACGGCGACGGGCGACTCGTCGGTCACCGAGTCGTCATCATTCGGCACGTCGCTTACCTCTGGGTTTTCACCTGCCACAACGGAATGGTTCCTTGGTATGGGGTCGGGGTTCCACTCCGGGCTATTCAGCCAGGAAGGCATCCAAGGCGCTGCGGGAAATCCGATAGCTCGATCCGATCTTCTTAGCCGACAAATTGCCGGCCTGAATCTCAGCCATCACATCGTCTTCCGACACCCCGAGAACCTGCGAAACTTCCGCTGGGTTCATCAGCTGAGGCAAACCTCCGCCGACTGGTGCTGCGGGAGTCGCTGCTGCCGCACCGGCAGCCACCGCACCAGCCCCGAGCGGGTTGGTCATGCCGCCTCCAGCCACGCCGGATTGCTTCATCAACTCCTGGGCAATCGAGAACCCAACCGCCAACTCAGTGGCAGCTCCAGCACCACCGGCACCGCCACCCTCGCCAGACGCCATGCCCTGGCCCATCTGGTACTTGATGTAGGAATTGAGGTCGCCAATAGCCGACATCGCGGAGCGCTTGTCGATCGCTTCTTCGACTTCCGGCGGAACCGATACGTTCTCAACAATGAACGACGCGATCTCGATACCGTATTTGGTGCTCAGCACCGGGTTGATCAACGGCAACAACGCATCACCAAGATCGGTGTAACGGGTCGCCACATCGAGCATCGGCACATTTGCCGACGCCAGCGCATCGGAGAACACACTGACAATGCGCGAACGCATCGCATCACCAAACTCATCGACACGGAAATCGTGGTCGCTTCCGGCCACCTCCTTGAGGAAGGTTTGCACATTGACCACGCGGAAGTCGTACGTTCCGAACGCACGGGCACGGACAATACCAAAGTCCGGATCACGCAGCATGATTGGGTTGGACGTCCCCCATTTGTTGCCGGTAAAGAGCCGCGTGTTGACGTAATAGACGTCGGCCTTGAAGGGACTCTGGAACCCATACTTCCAGCCCTTGAGGCGGGTCAGCACCGGAATGTTATCCGTTTCGAGCGAATGCTTGCCCGGCCCGAAGGTGTCACCAAACTGCCCTAGGTAGACAAACTGAGCGGTCTGGCTTTCGCGAACAATCAGCTGTGCGCCGTTCTTGATCGCTTTGTCATCATCCGGAAAGCGCCATGCGATGGTGTCCCGGCTGTCGTCCTGCCACTCGATGATTTCGAGCAACTCTCCTTTGATAAAGTCCATGAGTCCCATGGCGAAAATCTCACCATATTTCGGTAGTTCGCGGCAAGTGCAATGCCACGCCAATGTTGTAATCCTCAAAGGTTTGCGGTGGCCTCAGGAATTTGAAAATACTCACGCAGAGACGCGGAGACGCAAAGAAGTGGATGAGGGCGCTGCGCTCCGCACGGGTCGATTGTCGACAGGAATGCCGCCCCACCAGCACCCGTCGGTCACGTCTGCGAAGCGCTGGAGGGACGACATTCCTGTCGTCGGAGTCGGGGATAACCACGGAGCCCCCGTTGACCGCCCTCCTACCAAATCCAAACGATGACGCGGATGGCACTTGCCAGCGCGGGCGACTCACCCGATGATCCCCGCACCTAGCGAGCGCTCACGATTTCGAAACCATGCAGCCTACCAACTCCCAAAACGCACCAGCCCCTCATACACAAGCCGTTGCCCTGTTACAAGGCAACCACAGCGACCCATTTGGCTACCTCGGCATCCATCGCAACGAATCCGACACCGGCTTCGTCGTACGTGCCTGCCGCCCGGACGCAGCAGCCATTGATCTGATCGTTCTGGATGAGGACGGCAGCGAAAAGCTTCGCGCCCCGATGGAGCGGATCCACGAAGGTGGTGTGTTCGCCCACAGCTTCGAGTGGGAAGGCGAGACAAAACCACGCTACTCCTTCGAGATCGATTTCGGCACGTCCAAATGGACCACCGCCGACCCCTACTCGTTTGACCTCATTATCGGTGAACAGGATTGCTACTTCTGGGGAGAAGGCACGCACTACGACGCCTACAAAACGCTCGGCGCCCACCCACGCACGATCGACGGCATCGAGGGCACTGCCTTCGCCGTGTGGGCCCCGAATGCACGCCGAGTGAGCGTCGTCGGCGATTTCAACCGCTGGGACGGCCGCACCCACATCATGCGTAAGCGCATCGAAGCCGGTGTGTGGGAATTGTTCATCCCGGGCGTCACAGAGGGCGACCACTACAAGTTTGAAGTCGTCGGTGACCACGGCGAACTCACGTTGAAGACCGATCCGTTCGCCCTGCGCACGCAATGGGGGCAAAAGACCGCCGCACTCGTCCATAGCCTCGACCACTACACGTGGAACGACCAGGAATGGATGGAGCGCCGCGCTTCAGCGGATCCGTACCATTCTGCGATGTCGGTTTACGAAGTCCACCTCGGCTCGTGGGCTCGCGTGACCGAGGACGGCAACCGCTGGCTCACCTATCGTGAACTGGCAGACCAACTGCTCGACCACGTGGAGAAGCTAAATTTCACCCACATCGAGCTGATGCCGATCACCGAGTTCCCGTTCGACGGCTCGTGGGGGTACCAGGTGACCGGATATTTCTCGCCTACCTCGCGCTACGGTGATCCGGACGACTTCCGTTATCTCGTCGACCAGGCGCACCAGCGCGGGATCGGTGTGATCCTCGACTGGGTGCCGGCACACTTCCCGAAAGACGACCACGGTCTCGGCCGCTTCGATGGCACCGCGTTGTTCGAGCATGCCGACCCACGCCAGGGCGAGCACAAGGACTGGGGGACGTACATTTTCAACTTCGACCGCAACGAGGTGCGCAACTTCCTCATCGCATCGGCGCTGCTGTGGATGCGCGAATACCATATCGACGGCCTGCGCGTGGACGCCGTGGCCTCGATGCTCTACCTCGACTACTCGCGTGAAGCGCACGAATGGGTGCCGAACAAACACGGCGGACGCGAAAACCTCGGCGCCATTCAGTTCATGCGCCAGCTCAACGAAGCCGTCTACGGCAGCTGCCCGGGAGCGATGGTCATTGCCGAGGAATCCACCGCATGGGGCGGCGTCTCGCGCCCGACATCAGCGGGTGGCCTTGGCTTCGGCTTCAAATGGAACATGGGCTGGATGAACGACACGCTCACCTACATGGAGCGCGAACCCGTTCACCGCCAATACCACCACGGCGAGGCCACGTTTTCGATGGTTTACGCCTACGACGAAAACTTCATGCTCGTACTCAGCCACGACGAAGTGGTGCATGGCAAGGGCTCGCTGATCAACAAAATGCCGGGCGACCGCTGGCAGAAGTTTGCCAACCTGCGCATGCTCTACGGCTGGATGTGGGCGCATCCGGGCAAGAAGCTCATCTTCATGGGAGACGAAATCGCCCAGTGGGACGAGTGGAACTACCACCGCAGCATCGACTGGCATTTGCGCATCGGAGCGGAACACAGCGGCATGGAGCGACTGGTCTCCGACCTCAACGCCGTCTACCGCGACATCCCGGCACTCAACGACCTCGACCACGAGCCCGGTGGGTTCAGCTGGCTCGACCACGATGACGCTGCTTCCTCGACCTTTACGTTTTTCCGCCGCTCGCGCGACGGCGATGTCGTGCTGGTCGCGGTGAATGCCACACCGGTCGCCCGCCACGGCTACCGCATCGGCGCACCGACCGCCGGCACCTACCACGAAATCATCAACACAGACGCCGACATCTACGCCGGCAGCAATGTGACCAACCAGGGCGACCGCCACACCGAGCAGATCGGCTGGCAACATCAAGCCCAGTCGCTGGTGATCGATATCCCACCACTTGGCGTGACGATGCTGCGCCTGAAGCGATAGTCCCGCGATCGATTGGAAAAATCACACAACGCCCCGATGTCCGCATTTCCGGTCATCGGGGCGTCTTTTGTTATGGGCGAAAACCTTGGGATCTCGCATCGATTCCAGGCGGCCGTCACAACACCCGTTCTGGAACGCCAAGCATCGCCTTGGCAATCCAACGCGTCCGGCGCAGCCGCATTCTCCCCCACCCTGACAGAGTGGGGGCAAGCCCCGCGACGTCACCAATCCCCCCTTCTCCCCCCAATCATTGATTCTCTCGCTCCCATCGTGGATGATGCGTTCAACTCTTCCTCCCCACCCATGTCCGACGCCCCACACACCAACCGCCTCGCCACAGAAACCTCGCCCTACCTCCAACAGCACGCGACCAACCCGGTCGATTGGCTTCCCTGGGGCGATGAGGCATTGGAAAAAGCCAAGCGGGAGAACAAGCCCATCTTCCTCTCCATCGGCTACTCCACTTGCCATTGGTGCCACGTGATGGCTCGCGAGTCGTTCGCCAACGCCCAGACGGCGAAACTCATGAACCAACACTTTGTGAACATCAAAGTGGACCGCGAAGAACGCCCGGACGTCGACAGCATCTACATGACCTACGTTCAAGCGACTACCGGCCGCGGCGGCTGGCCTATGAGCGTTTTCCTCACCCCGGAGGGCACCCCATTTGTCGGCGGCACCTACTTCCCGCCGCAGGATTCACAAGGCCGCCCCGGCTTCCCGCGCATCCTCAGCAGCATCGCCGAGATGTGGGAAAAGGACGCGGAAAA from Sulfuriroseicoccus oceanibius includes:
- a CDS encoding SPFH and helix-turn-helix domain-containing protein, producing the protein MGLMDFIKGELLEIIEWQDDSRDTIAWRFPDDDKAIKNGAQLIVRESQTAQFVYLGQFGDTFGPGKHSLETDNIPVLTRLKGWKYGFQSPFKADVYYVNTRLFTGNKWGTSNPIMLRDPDFGIVRARAFGTYDFRVVNVQTFLKEVAGSDHDFRVDEFGDAMRSRIVSVFSDALASANVPMLDVATRYTDLGDALLPLINPVLSTKYGIEIASFIVENVSVPPEVEEAIDKRSAMSAIGDLNSYIKYQMGQGMASGEGGGAGGAGAATELAVGFSIAQELMKQSGVAGGGMTNPLGAGAVAAGAAAATPAAPVGGGLPQLMNPAEVSQVLGVSEDDVMAEIQAGNLSAKKIGSSYRISRSALDAFLAE
- a CDS encoding CYTH domain-containing protein, translated to MGIEIERRFLVDQELADQWRTYPSQAVLQGYIARDGLGSQVRVRIVDNKARLTVKGTRTGCSRPEYEFEIPLREAEAMLDELHVGDLIEKRRYRVPYEGYIWEVDEFYGDNTGLIIAEIEIPSADTPFDKPAWIGREITELDRYGNAALSIRPINRWSQEDQLSAVEPAATDGLR
- a CDS encoding zinc ribbon domain-containing protein, producing MAGENPEVSDVPNDDDSVTDESPVAVEPHAVPPPLPGKRGVAVVSLDRHACPKCGGKAEWSASKQMLTCPYCGTNFPREEAGDDALPALNEIEERDLLAELGRLDGSSDEWVKTTRRVQCKSCHAVLVRSSEMVAQHCDFCGAPELLDYEDIDAPIKPWAVLPAKVSQEQAYHTIKGFLASRWFAPSDLKRRNFMDRFHRVYLPYWTFDAAADCPWTADSGTYYWETEYYTDANGKRQSRQVRKTRWRPASGRISTAFDDVTVRGSRGTDPKLLDQVEPFPTDELVGYETRYVSGWQVEHYQVPLKDAAVQGRQQMHAMLERMCGRDVPGDTYRNLRIQPSYSDQTFKHILLPVWLASYRFRGKNRQAIVNAYTGTGAADYPLSPWKITFVVLAILAVIVLFMVLSQ
- the glgB gene encoding 1,4-alpha-glucan branching protein GlgB, whose protein sequence is MQPTNSQNAPAPHTQAVALLQGNHSDPFGYLGIHRNESDTGFVVRACRPDAAAIDLIVLDEDGSEKLRAPMERIHEGGVFAHSFEWEGETKPRYSFEIDFGTSKWTTADPYSFDLIIGEQDCYFWGEGTHYDAYKTLGAHPRTIDGIEGTAFAVWAPNARRVSVVGDFNRWDGRTHIMRKRIEAGVWELFIPGVTEGDHYKFEVVGDHGELTLKTDPFALRTQWGQKTAALVHSLDHYTWNDQEWMERRASADPYHSAMSVYEVHLGSWARVTEDGNRWLTYRELADQLLDHVEKLNFTHIELMPITEFPFDGSWGYQVTGYFSPTSRYGDPDDFRYLVDQAHQRGIGVILDWVPAHFPKDDHGLGRFDGTALFEHADPRQGEHKDWGTYIFNFDRNEVRNFLIASALLWMREYHIDGLRVDAVASMLYLDYSREAHEWVPNKHGGRENLGAIQFMRQLNEAVYGSCPGAMVIAEESTAWGGVSRPTSAGGLGFGFKWNMGWMNDTLTYMEREPVHRQYHHGEATFSMVYAYDENFMLVLSHDEVVHGKGSLINKMPGDRWQKFANLRMLYGWMWAHPGKKLIFMGDEIAQWDEWNYHRSIDWHLRIGAEHSGMERLVSDLNAVYRDIPALNDLDHEPGGFSWLDHDDAASSTFTFFRRSRDGDVVLVAVNATPVARHGYRIGAPTAGTYHEIINTDADIYAGSNVTNQGDRHTEQIGWQHQAQSLVIDIPPLGVTMLRLKR